A window from Carassius gibelio isolate Cgi1373 ecotype wild population from Czech Republic chromosome B3, carGib1.2-hapl.c, whole genome shotgun sequence encodes these proteins:
- the nudt1 gene encoding oxidized purine nucleoside triphosphate hydrolase, translating to MLTNKLLTLVLVVQPGRVLLGMKKRGFGAGKWNGFGGKVQPGETIEQAARRELLEESGLTVDTLHKIGNIKFEFIGETELLDVHVFRADAYKGEPTESDEMRPQWFDTDKIPFGQMWADDVLWFPLMLQKKKFLGYFKFHGHDVIVEQKLEEVEDV from the exons ATGTTGACTAATAAACTGTTGACCCTGGTGCTGGTGGTGCAGCCCGGACGGGTGTTGTTGGGAATGAAGAAAAGAGGCTTTGGAGCGGGCA agtGGAATGGGTTTGGAGGGAAAGTCCAGCCAGGAGAGACCATAGAGCAGGCGGCCAGACG GGAGCTGCTAGAGGAAAGTGGCCTCACCGTCGACACCCTCCACAAGATTGGCAATATCAAATTTGAGTTTATTGGGGAAACAGAACTGCTGGATGTCCACGTTTTTAGAGCTGACGCCTATAAAGGAGAGCCAACCGAATCAGACG AGATGAGGCCGCAGTGGTTTGACACCGATAAAATACCTTTCGGCCAGATGTGGGCAGATGATGTCCTGTGGTTCCCACTGATGCTTCAGAAAAAGAAGTTCTTGGGATATTTTAAATTCCACGGTCACGATGTGATAGTGGAGCAGAAACTGGAGGAAGTGGAGGATGTGTGA
- the snx8a gene encoding sorting nexin-8a, protein MAADINEGSVPLYYREVHQAICSRTDERVPISVFQRVLSRTSLSITVQNQIAEHVNSGDGFISKVSLYKGLALIALAQQGKPPSTKLLENFIQEFPKPQLGEPKELQSLKMQTVQESPLILSLTLGELLKKDTIKVQLIPEKKGLFLKHVEYQVTSERFTVSVYRRYSDFDVFHELLLQRYAYRVVPELPPKRALKGVLTSMSEREFIEGRRRALDRFLNLVARHPVFSEDELVKTFLTFSGSDVQTKLRDACKKLGDEFMTCKYATQAKDYLPADIQSQFSSSRELIKNIHSSLQKLRDRAERMAERSRENATDLLMFGKELSSLGSDESPVPILASCKSPWATLRRSVKGLSVEFSLLSEKAAQQGRREEDYVVEKLNLFLDLLQSYRDLCERHEKGVLHEHHRVLQKYGVMKRQMLSATVQPKEQVSVEQLESRIVQQENAIQAMELRNYFSLFCLHQESQLIFTYLPITSHILGAFVNSQVLGHKEMGEVWQDLHSKLKSLFGDGNGQSPPLSPK, encoded by the exons GATCTGTCCCTTTGTACTATCGTGAAGTACATCAAGCCATCTGCTCCAGAACTGATGAACGAGTGCCCATCAGTGTATTCCAGAGAGTTCTCAGCAGAACATCTCTCTCCATCACCGTTCAAAACCAG ATAGCCGAACATGTAAACAGTGGTGATGGATTCATAAGTAAAGTCTCGCTGTATAAAGGCTTGGCTCTAATTGCTCTTGCACAACAAGGAAAACCACCTAGTACCAAACTGCTGGAGAATTTCATACAAG AGTTCCCGAAGCCTCAGCTGGGAGAGCCGAAGGAGCTTCAGAGTCTGAAGATGCAGACGGTTCAGGAGAGTCCTTTGATCTTGTCTTTGACTCTGGGAGAGCTGTTGAAGAAGGACACCATCAAAGTTCAGCTCATTCCCGAGAAGAAGGGGCTATTTCTTAAACACGTGGAGTATCAGGTCACCAGTGAG CGTTTTACAGTATCCGTCTATCGGAGATACAGTGATTTTGACGTCTTCCATGAGCTCCTGCTTCAGAGGTACGCTTACAGAGTCGTGCCGGAGCTTCCTCCCAAAAGGGCATTGAAAGGAG TCCTGACCTCCATGTCAGAGCGAGAGTTCATTGAAGGGCGGAGAAGAGCTCTGGACAGGTTTCTGAATCTTGTGGCACGCCACCCTGTTTTTTCCGAGGATGAGCTTGTGAAAACATTCCTCACCTTCAGTGGCTCG GATGTCCAAACTAAGCTTAGAGATGCGTGCAAAAAATTGGGTGATGAGTTCATGACATGCAAATATGCAACGCAGGCCAAG GATTACCTCCCAGCAGATATCCAGAGTCAGTTTTCATCCAGCAGAGAGCTCATCAAAAATATCCATAGCAGTCTTCAAAAGTTACGGGACCGGGCAGAGAGGATGGCCGAGCGCTCGAGGGAGAACGCCACAGATCTGCTGATGTTTGGGAAGGAGCTCAG TTCTTTGGGGTCAGACGAGTCACCTGTGCCTATCCTGGCATCCTGCAAGAGTCCTTGGGCTACTCTGAGACGCTCGGTCAAAGGGCTTTCTGTTGAGTTCTCACTTCTGTCTGAGAAAGCTGCCCAGCAG ggCAGAAGAGAGGAGGATTATGTGGTGGAAAAACTTAATCTGTTCCTGGACTTGCTGCAGTCGTACAGG GACTTGTGTGAACGACATGAGAAAGGGGTCTTGCACGAACACCACCGCGTGCTGCAGAAGTACGGTGTCATGAAAAGACAAATGCTGAGTGCCACGGTGCAGCCAAAAGAACAGGTTTCTGTCGAACAGCTGGAGTCCCGCATCGTCCAG CAAGAAAACGCCATCCAGGCCATGGAGCTGCGCAACTACTTCTCCCTGTTCTGCCTGCACCAGGAGAGCCAGCTCATATTCACATACCTGCCCATCACGTCTCACATCCTGGGGGCATTTGTGAACTCACAGGTGCTGGGACATAAAGAG ATGGGCGAGGTGTGGCAGGATCTTCATTCCAAGCTTAAAAGTCTTTTTGGGGACGGGAACGGACAGTCTCCACCCCTCAGCCCAAAATAG